A genomic window from Sphingomonas taxi includes:
- a CDS encoding CsbD family protein — protein sequence MNTHEWHGGARYVGGKVETAVGDAVDSRDWQVDGIVDQVAGAAENLYGRAQSVAEDAIDATPHLAAKGREAVTDAADRAAEAARHGKRVVARGLDEQPVLLAAIAAAAGGYALAWLIHGQRD from the coding sequence ATGAACACGCACGAATGGCATGGCGGCGCCCGCTACGTCGGCGGCAAGGTCGAGACGGCCGTCGGCGACGCGGTCGACAGCCGCGACTGGCAGGTCGACGGGATCGTCGATCAGGTCGCCGGTGCGGCGGAGAACCTCTACGGCCGCGCCCAGTCGGTCGCCGAGGACGCGATCGATGCCACGCCGCATCTCGCCGCCAAGGGCCGCGAGGCGGTCACCGACGCCGCCGATCGTGCCGCCGAGGCAGCGCGCCACGGCAAGCGGGTCGTCGCGCGCGGCCTGGACGAGCAGCCGGTGCTGTTGGCCGCCATCGCCGCGGCCGCGGGGGGCTATGCGCTCGCCTGGCTGATCCACGGCCAGCGCGACTGA
- a CDS encoding TonB-dependent receptor encodes MSFTTSAIAARLLAATAVCSTLIATPAFAADDPKSVVTADKTPEDAPDQLTDIVVTAEKRPQSAQKTPISISVLSGDDLANRHVVSLADLGDGSIPSLKVAPFYSRNSALIVNIRGVGVLSDSNQPARDQGVGVYIDGVYLGRAQGLGTALFDIENIEVLKGPQGTLFGRNTEGGAVNIVTKRPSGEYHLNTIAGIGNYGAYKGEVHLDLPAIQDIAVKIDAVVSHRGPLVRNPLTGADGFNAYDKRGLHYELLWKPTADFSADYSFDTSYDASTPLYLQLLAPGTYRQAPLGTVQPQRARDANVGVPQQPSVGKVRGNQLTLAYHPASALTVKSITAYRAMTQTQYDNGSAASTLSASTATFVGKDFAGNTIPLPFARYSLADFRQNQFSQEVQLIGDVAEVQFVAGALYYQEHVEDNARAFYTNQCTTSACTAYTILPPNFRTDVANYAALSLDYTAQRIDRASYVKTSSVGAFGQATWTPAVLDDRLHLTGGLRWSRDAKQGTLLTVNGKLPVDRRGVSRELPLDARWSRVDPMVNLAVDATRDVHLYGKWSTGYKSGGANSRSQEYDAFNPETVSVFEIGAKTEFFDRHARFNIAAYAGTYKDIQIDFQRPYVDGKNGATTRTTISTVNASGTGGIHGVEAELTVMPVRGVTLHGSYAHTYVHIPPAVNPYPNAKGDLSTLAVPIYQTYTPSDSASAAADFEVPLTGATLRAHIDGNYDSGFYASSNDPVYVGANNPGNVYQPKGDAAFIVNTSLALADIAMGQGDAKVTLSIWARNLFDEQHVFYKTLSVTTGLQGFYNEPRTLGGQVQVTF; translated from the coding sequence ATGTCATTCACCACTTCCGCCATTGCGGCGCGGCTGCTCGCCGCGACCGCCGTCTGCTCCACCTTGATCGCGACGCCGGCGTTCGCCGCGGACGATCCCAAGAGCGTCGTTACCGCCGACAAGACCCCGGAGGACGCGCCCGACCAGCTCACCGATATCGTCGTCACCGCCGAGAAGCGGCCGCAGAGCGCGCAGAAGACGCCGATCTCGATCAGCGTGCTGAGCGGCGACGATCTCGCCAACCGCCATGTCGTGTCGCTCGCCGATCTCGGCGACGGGTCGATCCCGTCGCTCAAGGTCGCGCCGTTCTATTCTCGGAACTCGGCGCTGATCGTCAACATCCGCGGCGTCGGCGTGCTCAGCGACAGCAACCAGCCGGCACGCGACCAGGGCGTCGGCGTCTATATCGACGGCGTATATCTGGGCCGCGCGCAGGGGCTCGGTACCGCGCTGTTCGACATCGAGAATATCGAGGTGCTCAAGGGGCCGCAGGGCACCTTGTTCGGCCGCAACACCGAAGGCGGCGCGGTCAACATCGTCACCAAGCGGCCGAGCGGCGAATACCATCTCAACACGATCGCCGGCATCGGCAATTATGGCGCCTACAAGGGCGAGGTGCATCTCGACCTGCCCGCGATCCAGGATATTGCGGTCAAGATCGATGCGGTCGTCAGCCACCGCGGCCCGCTGGTGCGCAATCCGCTCACCGGTGCCGACGGCTTCAACGCCTATGACAAGCGTGGCCTGCATTACGAATTGCTGTGGAAGCCGACCGCGGACTTCAGCGCCGATTATTCGTTCGACACCTCCTACGACGCCTCGACCCCGCTCTATCTCCAGTTGCTCGCGCCCGGCACCTACAGGCAGGCGCCGCTCGGCACCGTCCAGCCGCAGCGCGCGCGCGACGCCAACGTCGGCGTCCCGCAGCAGCCCAGCGTCGGCAAGGTCCGCGGCAACCAGCTGACGCTCGCCTATCACCCGGCGTCGGCGCTCACCGTCAAGTCGATCACCGCCTATCGCGCGATGACCCAGACCCAATATGACAACGGCTCCGCCGCCAGCACGCTGTCGGCGTCGACCGCCACCTTCGTCGGCAAGGATTTCGCTGGCAATACCATTCCGCTGCCGTTCGCGCGCTACAGCCTCGCCGATTTCCGCCAGAACCAGTTCAGCCAGGAGGTGCAGCTGATCGGCGACGTGGCGGAGGTGCAGTTCGTCGCCGGCGCGCTCTATTATCAGGAGCATGTCGAGGACAATGCCCGCGCCTTCTACACCAATCAATGCACCACCTCGGCCTGCACCGCCTATACGATCCTGCCGCCCAACTTCCGCACCGACGTGGCGAATTACGCGGCGCTGTCGCTCGATTACACCGCGCAGCGGATCGACCGCGCCAGCTATGTGAAGACCAGCAGCGTCGGCGCCTTCGGCCAGGCGACCTGGACGCCCGCCGTGCTCGACGATCGCCTCCACCTGACCGGTGGCCTGCGCTGGAGCCGCGACGCCAAGCAGGGCACGCTGCTGACGGTCAACGGCAAGCTGCCGGTCGACCGTCGCGGCGTGTCGCGCGAACTGCCGCTCGACGCGCGCTGGTCGCGGGTCGATCCGATGGTCAATCTTGCCGTCGATGCCACCCGCGACGTGCATCTCTACGGCAAATGGAGCACCGGCTATAAATCGGGCGGCGCCAATTCGCGCTCGCAGGAATATGACGCGTTCAATCCGGAAACGGTCTCGGTGTTCGAGATCGGCGCCAAGACCGAATTCTTCGATCGCCACGCCCGCTTCAACATTGCGGCCTATGCCGGCACATACAAAGACATCCAGATCGACTTCCAGCGCCCCTATGTCGACGGCAAGAACGGCGCGACGACGCGGACGACGATCTCGACGGTCAACGCATCCGGTACCGGCGGCATCCACGGCGTCGAGGCCGAACTGACGGTGATGCCGGTGCGCGGGGTGACGCTCCACGGCTCCTACGCGCATACCTATGTCCACATCCCGCCGGCGGTGAATCCCTATCCCAACGCCAAGGGCGATCTGAGCACGCTCGCCGTGCCGATCTACCAGACCTACACGCCGAGCGACTCGGCCAGCGCCGCCGCCGATTTTGAGGTGCCGCTGACCGGTGCGACGCTGCGTGCGCATATCGACGGCAATTACGATTCGGGCTTCTACGCCAGTTCCAACGACCCGGTGTATGTCGGCGCGAACAATCCGGGCAACGTCTACCAGCCGAAGGGCGATGCCGCGTTCATCGTCAACACGTCGCTGGCGCTCGCCGATATCGCGATGGGGCAGGGCGACGCGAAGGTGACGCTGTCGATCTGGGCACGCAATCTTTTCGACGAACAGCACGTCTTCTACAAGACCTTGTCCGTCACCACCGGCCTGCAGGGCTTCTACAACGAGCCGCGTACGCTGGGCGGCCAGGTGCAGGTGACCTTCTGA
- a CDS encoding tyrosine-protein phosphatase, whose product MRIIPSAVALALLASLPGSAVVARSQPIATATASAHQRLLPLQGGRNFRDLGGYATGDGRHVKWGLLYRSGSMHGLTAADYAELQRRGLRVVCDLRDTRERAAEPVDWPAQGAPRVLSDDYLLDTRDFLPAGAMKDWTAAAAQAAMTASYPKMLVQFRGQYRRMFAELLAGHAPLAFNCSAGKDRTGIAAALLLTALGVPRATVIDDYLLTNRYLDAAKLLASPAQADTPWAHLPPGVTAALAAADRRYIEAALAVLDRHPGGATGWLRDEMGLSAGDITRLRTAYLD is encoded by the coding sequence ATGCGCATCATCCCCTCCGCCGTGGCGCTGGCGCTGCTCGCCTCGCTGCCGGGCAGCGCCGTCGTCGCCCGGTCGCAGCCCATCGCGACTGCAACCGCGTCCGCGCACCAACGGCTGCTGCCGTTGCAGGGCGGACGCAACTTCCGCGATCTCGGCGGCTATGCCACCGGTGATGGTCGGCACGTCAAATGGGGGCTGTTGTACCGCTCCGGTTCGATGCACGGGCTTACCGCGGCCGATTACGCTGAATTGCAGCGGCGCGGCCTCCGCGTCGTCTGCGACCTGCGCGACACGCGTGAGCGTGCCGCCGAGCCGGTCGATTGGCCCGCGCAGGGCGCGCCGCGGGTGCTGAGCGACGACTATCTGCTCGACACCCGCGACTTTCTGCCCGCCGGTGCGATGAAGGACTGGACCGCCGCCGCCGCGCAGGCAGCGATGACCGCGAGCTATCCCAAAATGCTCGTCCAGTTCCGCGGTCAGTATCGCCGGATGTTCGCCGAGCTGCTCGCCGGCCATGCCCCGCTCGCGTTCAATTGCTCGGCGGGCAAGGATCGCACCGGCATCGCCGCCGCCTTGCTGCTCACCGCGCTCGGCGTGCCGCGCGCGACGGTGATCGACGATTATCTGCTGACCAACCGCTACCTCGATGCCGCCAAGCTGCTCGCCAGCCCGGCGCAGGCCGACACGCCCTGGGCGCATCTGCCGCCCGGCGTCACCGCGGCGCTGGCGGCGGCGGACCGGCGTTATATCGAGGCGGCGCTGGCGGTGCTCGACCGGCATCCCGGCGGCGCAACCGGCTGGTTGCGCGATGAGATGGGACTGTCGGCGGGGGACATCACCCGGCTGCGCACCGCCTATCTTGATTGA
- a CDS encoding MFS transporter, whose protein sequence is MKPDIGLIALAVGAFGIGVTEFAPMGMLPVIAGSLGVSIPAAGMLVSAYAMGVLIGAPLMTLTTGRIDRRTLLIGLMGIFTLGNALSALAGGYWLLMAARVVTSFNHGAFFGVGSVVAASLVPPERRAGAVAAMFSGLTIATIGGVPLATWAGEVLGWRTAFAGIAVIGAVAMVSLRLALPPLPAPTGGDMRDELRVLTRGPVLAALALTVVGASAMFTVFTYIVPILREVTHGSTGFVTAMLVLYGIGLTIGNTIGGRLADRSIERTLIASFVAIVAVLVAFAGLMHWPLPAAVAILIWGVASFAIVPPLQMRVMQAAADAPNLASAMNIGAFNLGNAIGAALGGGVIGAGLGLPAVSLAGAAMAAAALMLLLAARRPARAACPV, encoded by the coding sequence ATGAAACCGGATATCGGACTGATTGCGCTGGCGGTCGGCGCCTTTGGCATCGGCGTGACCGAGTTCGCGCCGATGGGCATGCTGCCCGTCATCGCCGGCAGTCTCGGCGTGTCGATCCCCGCCGCGGGCATGTTGGTCAGCGCCTATGCGATGGGCGTGCTGATCGGCGCGCCGCTGATGACGCTGACCACCGGGCGGATCGACCGGCGCACGCTGTTGATCGGCCTGATGGGCATCTTCACGCTCGGCAATGCGCTGTCGGCGCTGGCCGGCGGCTATTGGCTGCTGATGGCGGCGCGGGTCGTCACCTCGTTCAACCATGGCGCCTTCTTCGGCGTCGGATCGGTCGTCGCGGCGAGCCTCGTTCCCCCCGAGCGCCGTGCCGGCGCGGTCGCGGCGATGTTCTCCGGTCTGACGATCGCGACGATCGGCGGCGTGCCGCTGGCGACCTGGGCCGGCGAAGTGCTCGGCTGGCGCACCGCTTTCGCAGGGATCGCGGTGATCGGCGCGGTGGCGATGGTGTCGCTGCGCCTCGCGCTGCCGCCGCTGCCCGCCCCGACCGGCGGCGACATGCGCGACGAGCTGCGCGTGTTGACGCGCGGACCGGTGCTGGCGGCGCTGGCGCTGACCGTGGTGGGGGCGAGCGCGATGTTCACCGTCTTCACCTATATCGTCCCGATCCTGCGCGAGGTGACGCACGGCTCGACCGGGTTCGTGACCGCAATGCTCGTTCTCTACGGGATCGGGCTGACGATCGGCAATACGATCGGCGGCCGGCTTGCCGACCGGTCGATCGAGCGGACGCTGATCGCCAGCTTTGTCGCCATCGTCGCGGTGTTGGTCGCCTTCGCCGGGCTGATGCACTGGCCGCTTCCCGCCGCCGTCGCGATCCTGATCTGGGGCGTGGCGAGCTTCGCGATCGTGCCGCCGTTGCAGATGCGCGTGATGCAGGCGGCCGCGGACGCGCCCAACCTCGCCTCGGCGATGAACATCGGGGCGTTCAACCTCGGCAATGCGATCGGCGCGGCGCTCGGCGGCGGGGTGATCGGCGCAGGGCTCGGCCTGCCCGCGGTGTCGCTCGCCGGCGCGGCGATGGCGGCTGCGGCGCTCATGCTGCTGCTCGCCGCCCGCCGTCCGGCGCGCGCCGCCTGCCCCGTATAG
- a CDS encoding aldo/keto reductase produces MEYRQLGGSGLRVPVLALGTGTFGGTGPLFSAWGQTDTAEARRLIDICLDAGVTLFDTADVYSDGASEEVLGAAIEGRRDAVLLSTKTGLPMGDGPQDWGVSRARLIRAVEASLRRLGTDRIDLLQLHAYDASTPTEELMATLDALIAAGKVRYAGVSNYPGWQLMKAQAIADRHGWPRLVAHQVYYSLIGRAYEADLMPLGRDQGVGALVWSPLGWGRLTGRIGRDRPVPAGSRLHDTEHFAPPVEPEHLYRVVDALEAVAAETGRSVPQVAINWLLQRPTVSSVIIGARNETQLRDNLGAVGWALTPVQIAALDAASDMLPPYPHTPYRQQEGFARLNPPLV; encoded by the coding sequence ATGGAATACCGGCAATTGGGTGGATCGGGATTGCGCGTGCCGGTGCTGGCGCTCGGCACCGGCACCTTCGGCGGCACGGGTCCGCTCTTCTCGGCCTGGGGCCAGACCGACACGGCCGAGGCGCGGCGGCTGATCGACATCTGCCTCGACGCCGGCGTCACCTTGTTCGACACCGCCGACGTCTATTCGGACGGTGCGTCGGAGGAGGTGCTCGGCGCGGCGATCGAGGGCCGTCGCGACGCGGTGCTGCTCTCGACCAAGACCGGCCTGCCAATGGGCGACGGGCCGCAGGACTGGGGCGTGTCGCGCGCGCGGCTGATCCGCGCGGTCGAGGCGTCGCTGCGGCGGCTCGGCACCGATCGCATCGATCTGCTCCAGCTCCACGCTTATGACGCCTCGACGCCGACCGAGGAGCTGATGGCGACGCTCGACGCGCTGATCGCGGCGGGCAAGGTGCGCTATGCCGGCGTCTCCAATTATCCGGGCTGGCAGCTGATGAAGGCGCAGGCAATCGCCGATCGCCACGGCTGGCCGCGGCTGGTCGCGCATCAGGTCTATTATTCGCTGATCGGCCGCGCCTATGAGGCCGATCTGATGCCGCTCGGCCGCGACCAGGGCGTCGGCGCGCTCGTCTGGAGCCCGCTCGGCTGGGGCCGCCTGACCGGCAGGATCGGCCGCGACCGCCCGGTCCCTGCGGGCAGCCGCCTGCACGACACCGAGCACTTCGCGCCGCCGGTCGAGCCCGAGCATCTCTACCGCGTCGTCGACGCGCTGGAGGCGGTCGCCGCCGAGACCGGGCGCAGCGTGCCGCAGGTCGCGATCAACTGGCTGTTGCAGCGCCCGACCGTGTCCTCCGTCATCATCGGGGCGCGCAACGAGACGCAGTTGCGCGACAATCTGGGTGCGGTCGGCTGGGCGCTGACCCCTGTGCAGATCGCCGCGCTCGATGCGGCGAGCGATATGCTGCCGCCCTATCCGCACACCCCCTATCGCCAGCAGGAAGGCTTCGCCCGCCTCAACCCGCCGCTCGTTTGA
- a CDS encoding LysR family transcriptional regulator → MEAKIAGNGDRARSLALFVAVIDGGSFSAAARGLDLTPSAVARAIDRIEARLGVRLLLRSTRGLALTAEGQAYLLAARRILADLDDAEQQIADQGSPRGRLRVSAALAHGRLCVVPLLGDFAAAYPHILVDIALTDTLIDVAGGQADVAIRFGPLADSALTARKLGESGRVIVASPDYLARHGTPTVPEDLHAHNCLNFSFRRAEPTWPFRRDGRDISLCVEGGIVANNGETLGQLATAGVGVTRVGRFSVAAEIADGRLVPLLETYNPGDVELIHAVFVGGAHLPARVRVFVDFLAERLASPA, encoded by the coding sequence ATGGAAGCAAAGATAGCAGGCAACGGCGATCGCGCACGCTCGCTCGCCCTCTTCGTCGCGGTCATCGACGGCGGCAGTTTCTCCGCCGCCGCCAGGGGCTTGGACCTGACCCCGTCGGCGGTGGCGCGGGCGATCGACCGGATCGAGGCGCGGCTCGGCGTCCGGTTGCTGCTGCGCTCCACCCGCGGGCTCGCGCTGACCGCGGAGGGGCAGGCCTATCTGCTCGCCGCCCGGCGCATCCTCGCCGACCTCGACGATGCCGAACAGCAGATCGCCGATCAGGGCAGCCCGCGTGGCCGGTTGCGGGTAAGCGCGGCGCTCGCCCACGGCCGGCTGTGCGTCGTGCCGCTGCTCGGCGATTTCGCGGCCGCCTATCCGCATATCCTCGTCGATATCGCACTGACCGATACGCTGATCGATGTCGCGGGCGGGCAGGCGGATGTCGCGATCCGCTTCGGCCCGCTCGCCGACAGCGCGCTCACCGCGCGCAAGCTGGGCGAGAGCGGCCGGGTGATCGTCGCCTCGCCCGACTATCTCGCGCGCCACGGCACGCCGACGGTGCCGGAGGATCTGCACGCGCACAATTGCCTCAATTTCAGCTTCCGCCGCGCCGAGCCGACCTGGCCGTTCCGTCGCGATGGCCGGGATATCTCGCTCTGCGTCGAAGGCGGCATCGTCGCCAACAACGGGGAGACGCTGGGGCAGCTCGCCACCGCCGGCGTCGGCGTCACCCGCGTCGGCCGGTTCAGCGTCGCCGCCGAGATCGCCGATGGCCGCCTCGTGCCGCTGCTGGAAACGTATAATCCCGGTGACGTCGAGCTGATCCATGCGGTGTTCGTCGGCGGCGCGCATCTGCCCGCGCGGGTACGGGTGTTCGTCGATTTCCTCGCCGAGCGGCTCGCCTCGCCCGCGTAA
- a CDS encoding PAS domain-containing sensor histidine kinase translates to MDDPATIADLRQRLARAEAALAESEARLAATLDSVPVGVAMLDTAGRILVSNAQYQRFCPTGTMPSNDPERLWRWRGWDKDRRPLEPTDFPGARAARGECVVPGQELLYTSDDGEDIWVRVATTPLRDAEGRIVGQASVISDIDTLKRTSESLRDAERRQTFLLTLSDAIQSIDDAAGIRDRVTAMVATWLAVDRCRWTDASDEKGIGRDPGDAAALHAGRTVVAPDGAEGRARIVVPVMRRGRLVATLGVEDDDARTWQPAELAVLHDVAERAWVAIDHARTAASFRQRDAEFREVQARAQQLIDGIATTIWETPPDGAIVTDSPSWRAYTGQSYADYRGFGWLDVLHPDDRAATMQVWLEALRRCEPIDLEYRLRGRDGAYRWMNARAIPLRDATGAVQKWLGMNIDIDVRKHLEEAVFDNERRMRVLVEGVPQLLWRARLAGDWFWASPQWSAVTGRPEHEGHGSGRLDFVHPDDVAAVTDAWALAQDSGGFDVEHRLRHQDGAYRWFSTRALPIRDGCGRIVEWLGTSNDIDALRQAQDRQEVMVAELQHRTRNIIAIVQSVAEKTLEGAGSLEAFEQRFNDRLHALARVQSLLSHAAAGQRVTFGDLLDSELAALGAFHREGVAGSLVLDGPHDVPLRSGAVQSLALALHELATNAVKYGALKGRDGKLRVLWEVERADDGILWLNVDWRESGVTLPPVTARARSGGYGRQLIERALPYQLGAKTSYAFTDDGVHCRIAVAMVSDRAGGEFG, encoded by the coding sequence ATGGACGACCCAGCAACGATCGCCGATCTGCGCCAGCGCCTCGCCCGCGCCGAGGCGGCGCTCGCCGAAAGCGAGGCCCGATTGGCCGCCACGCTCGATAGCGTGCCCGTCGGCGTCGCGATGCTCGACACGGCGGGCCGGATCCTCGTTTCCAACGCGCAATATCAGCGGTTCTGCCCGACCGGGACGATGCCGTCCAACGATCCGGAGCGGCTCTGGCGCTGGCGCGGCTGGGACAAGGATCGCCGGCCGCTCGAACCGACCGATTTCCCCGGTGCCCGCGCGGCGCGTGGCGAATGCGTCGTTCCCGGCCAGGAGCTGCTCTACACCAGCGACGACGGCGAGGACATCTGGGTCCGGGTGGCGACCACGCCGCTACGCGATGCCGAGGGCCGGATCGTCGGGCAGGCGAGCGTGATCAGCGACATCGACACGCTCAAACGGACGTCCGAATCATTGCGCGACGCCGAGCGGCGGCAGACGTTCCTGCTCACCCTCAGCGACGCGATCCAGTCGATCGACGACGCCGCCGGCATCCGCGACCGGGTCACCGCGATGGTCGCGACGTGGCTGGCGGTCGACCGCTGCCGCTGGACCGACGCCAGCGACGAGAAAGGCATCGGGCGCGACCCCGGGGATGCGGCGGCGCTGCACGCCGGCAGGACGGTCGTCGCGCCCGATGGCGCCGAGGGGCGTGCGCGGATCGTCGTACCGGTGATGCGCCGCGGCCGGCTGGTCGCGACGCTCGGCGTCGAAGACGACGACGCCCGGACGTGGCAGCCGGCCGAGCTTGCGGTGCTGCACGACGTGGCGGAACGCGCCTGGGTGGCGATCGACCACGCCCGTACCGCCGCCAGCTTCCGCCAACGCGACGCCGAGTTCCGCGAGGTGCAGGCGCGCGCGCAGCAATTGATCGACGGTATCGCGACGACGATCTGGGAAACGCCGCCCGACGGCGCGATCGTCACCGACAGTCCGAGCTGGCGCGCCTATACCGGGCAGAGCTACGCCGATTATCGCGGCTTCGGCTGGCTCGACGTGCTGCATCCCGACGATCGCGCCGCCACGATGCAAGTCTGGCTGGAGGCGCTGCGCCGGTGCGAGCCGATCGACCTCGAATATCGCCTGCGCGGGCGCGACGGCGCCTATCGCTGGATGAACGCGCGGGCGATTCCGCTGCGCGATGCGACCGGCGCGGTGCAGAAGTGGCTCGGCATGAACATCGACATCGACGTCCGCAAGCATCTGGAAGAAGCGGTCTTCGATAACGAACGCCGCATGCGTGTGCTGGTCGAGGGCGTGCCGCAATTGTTGTGGCGCGCGCGGCTGGCGGGCGACTGGTTCTGGGCGAGCCCGCAATGGTCGGCGGTCACCGGGCGGCCGGAGCACGAGGGCCATGGCAGCGGCCGGCTCGACTTCGTCCATCCCGACGACGTCGCCGCGGTTACCGATGCCTGGGCGCTGGCGCAGGACAGCGGCGGGTTCGACGTCGAGCATCGCCTGCGCCATCAGGACGGCGCCTATCGCTGGTTCAGCACCCGCGCGCTGCCGATCCGCGACGGGTGCGGGCGGATCGTCGAATGGCTCGGCACCTCCAACGACATCGACGCGCTGCGCCAGGCGCAGGACCGGCAGGAGGTGATGGTCGCCGAGTTGCAGCATCGCACCCGCAACATCATCGCCATCGTCCAGTCGGTCGCCGAGAAGACGCTCGAGGGAGCAGGCTCGCTGGAGGCGTTCGAACAGCGTTTCAACGACCGGCTGCATGCGCTCGCGCGGGTGCAGAGCCTGTTGTCGCACGCTGCCGCCGGCCAGCGGGTGACGTTCGGCGACCTGCTCGATTCGGAACTGGCCGCGCTCGGCGCCTTCCATCGCGAAGGCGTCGCCGGGTCGCTGGTCCTCGACGGTCCGCACGACGTGCCGCTCCGGTCGGGCGCGGTGCAGAGCCTCGCGCTGGCACTGCACGAACTCGCCACCAACGCGGTCAAATATGGCGCGCTGAAGGGACGCGACGGCAAGCTCAGGGTGCTGTGGGAGGTCGAGCGCGCCGACGACGGGATCCTGTGGCTGAACGTCGACTGGCGCGAAAGCGGCGTGACGCTGCCGCCGGTCACCGCGAGGGCGCGATCGGGCGGCTACGGCCGGCAGTTGATCGAACGCGCCTTGCCCTATCAATTGGGGGCGAAAACGAGCTATGCCTTCACCGATGATGGCGTCCACTGCCGCATCGCGGTGGCGATGGTGTCGGATCGGGCGGGTGGGGAGTTTGGATGA
- a CDS encoding glycoside hydrolase family 43 protein — MTTTAALLRIIAPVALLGAAAPDAGVERPIVQTRFTADPAPLVHDGVVYLYTSHDEDDADGFKMLDWRLYSSTDMANWTDRGVVASLKTFPWASQTNDAWAPQVIARGGKFYLYAPITVAGSPRNVIAVAVADTPAGPFRDALGKPLIAPGEGYFDPTVWIDRDGQAYLYWGNPDLWYVKLNEDMVSYSGSITKLPRIRDYQEGPWFYGRNGRYYMAFASTCCSEGIGYAMSDRPTGPWVYKGEIMRHDPRSTGNHPGIIDYKGGSYVFGFHYELNFALTPIHHERRSVAVAKFSYNADGTIPNLGWWDRTRAPQIGTLDPYARVEAETIAWTGRIKRPIDRAYDWAPGVTTAQDAARVYVTRATDRSYIKVAGVDFGTAGAKRFTATVAGGTPEARIELHADAVDGPLLGTLPVGMTGPAGRWQQRTTDVAGARRVHDLYLVFGGKSPGSLLDIDYWRFAR; from the coding sequence ATGACGACGACCGCCGCCCTGCTCCGCATCATCGCGCCAGTCGCGCTGCTGGGCGCCGCCGCGCCCGATGCCGGCGTCGAACGGCCGATCGTGCAGACCCGCTTCACCGCCGATCCCGCGCCGCTGGTCCACGACGGCGTCGTCTATCTCTACACCAGCCACGACGAGGACGACGCCGACGGCTTCAAGATGCTCGACTGGCGACTCTACAGTTCCACCGACATGGCGAACTGGACCGACCGCGGCGTCGTCGCCTCGCTCAAAACCTTTCCCTGGGCGTCGCAGACCAACGACGCCTGGGCGCCGCAGGTGATCGCGCGCGGCGGCAAATTCTATCTCTATGCGCCGATCACCGTCGCCGGCTCACCGCGCAACGTCATCGCGGTGGCGGTCGCCGACACGCCGGCGGGGCCGTTCCGCGACGCGCTCGGCAAGCCGCTGATCGCACCCGGCGAAGGCTATTTCGATCCGACGGTGTGGATCGACCGCGACGGCCAGGCCTATCTCTACTGGGGCAATCCCGATTTGTGGTACGTGAAGCTCAACGAGGACATGGTGTCCTATAGCGGGTCGATCACCAAGTTGCCGCGGATCAGGGACTATCAGGAGGGACCGTGGTTCTACGGGCGCAACGGCCGCTATTACATGGCGTTCGCCTCGACCTGCTGTTCCGAGGGGATCGGCTATGCGATGAGCGACCGGCCGACCGGCCCGTGGGTCTACAAGGGCGAGATCATGCGTCACGATCCGCGCTCGACCGGCAACCATCCCGGCATCATCGACTATAAGGGCGGCTCCTACGTCTTCGGCTTCCATTACGAGCTGAACTTCGCGCTCACCCCGATCCATCACGAGCGGCGCTCGGTCGCGGTCGCCAAATTCAGCTACAATGCCGACGGGACGATCCCGAACCTCGGCTGGTGGGACCGGACGCGCGCGCCACAGATCGGCACGCTCGATCCCTATGCGCGCGTCGAGGCGGAGACGATCGCCTGGACCGGGCGGATCAAGCGCCCGATCGATCGCGCTTATGACTGGGCGCCGGGCGTCACCACCGCGCAGGACGCGGCTCGCGTTTACGTCACCCGCGCGACGGATCGCAGCTACATCAAGGTCGCCGGGGTCGATTTCGGCACGGCGGGGGCGAAACGCTTCACCGCCACGGTCGCCGGGGGCACGCCGGAGGCCCGGATCGAGCTGCATGCCGACGCCGTCGACGGTCCGCTGCTCGGCACGCTGCCGGTCGGGATGACCGGCCCGGCCGGACGATGGCAGCAGCGGACCACCGATGTCGCCGGCGCGCGCAGGGTACACGATCTGTATCTGGTGTTCGGCGGCAAGAGCCCCGGCTCGCTGCTCGACATAGACTATTGGCGCTTCGCCCGCTGA